ACTATACACAGAGAGTCAGGTAAGCAGCTCTGCAGTACACCTGCACCGCCAACACTATACACAGAGACTGCAGCAGATTGGGGTTTTCATACATATTTGGTTCAGGGtaaaagaacacaaaaacagcCCTAACAATGGCATTTCATTTTTGGGAGGGGGGTGGTGGGGACACACGGGACACCTGCGTTACCAGGAGTGGGAACacaagtttctttcagtattactACATATTCTACGGTTGACGGTTGTGGTTTGGCTCCTGTCTAACCCCCCTGTCCTTTCAGTCTCTTTCAGACACTTTCAGGTCATCCAGCGCAGCCACTCGAGCGAGCTTCGCCTCGCCGCGCACGCCAACGCTCTTTTCACATGACACTGAGGATGAGGAGGCGGAGCCACAGCGACCAATCACAAGAGGACGTGCAAAATCCTTCAGATCCTGCAGGCAGTCACGTCATCGGCCAGTCTCTGGCAGCGCTGTCTCATTATCACAGGGACACAGCCGCCCGTCATGTGACCTGGAGGAGCAGGTTTTATAAAGGCTGTCCCCACCCTGATAAACTGCATTTCCAGCAGGCTCACTcttttgtaatttgtaataaaaaatatctatataCACATTATATCATAGCTTTTATAATGGAAGGTGGTCACTGTATCCACATAAttggtaaataaatacatttaaaaaacattttttaaaaggaaatgtcCATGCAAGCCCGAATGTGAGAGGGTTCAGCTATGCACTGGATGAATAACCACCATTACATTCGGCTTCATGAATCTGTAAGctagtttttttggggggatcGGAGCTGAAACAAACAGTTGAACAGTTAGAGAGGCGCAGAGATAAGGACTGGAGTAGCCCCTCCCTGCATTAGGAGATGCAGAAATGATTAAAGTCAGGATACCCAAATCTAAgagttttattaaatacaaatacattgctTCTCATTCTGCAAACATTCACATTCAGCAGCAGCCAATTCTTCCTACTACCATATCAAGCTCACTTCCCGGAATACAAAAATAGAGACTTGTAAGAACGTTAAGCTAAAAATAGGCATGAAAAATTAATGCTTTTATAATGTCTtgttaatacacatttaaatgcaaTGTAACACCAGGCAACTGTTGAAGCATCTAGTCGGTGACAAGTGGCTCAGATGAATAAAGTTTAGATTGTGTTCCTTGAACTTTGCACACTGGGGAGAGTTGTGGAAAACCTCCATTACAAATTGTTTCAACAAAGAAAAGTGCCTGAAAATCGTCTCCCGTTTCCTGAACTTAAAACACCCATTAAGCCCATTAAACACCAGGCAACTTCCAGTCAATTTCCGATGCAATTTAAGCTACTTAATGTTACACGTATTTAAGACATCTGTTTTAAAGTTGTATGAAAAATTCAGCTGCGTTTTTTCGCGATCCTTCCTGGCGTCAGCAGCGCTGGGGGGCTGGCCTGGACCCCCCTCCACTGCAGAACTTGTTCGGAGAGCTCCTCCATCTCACTAACCAGGGAGAGCAGCCGGGCCAGACAATTTTCCTGCaagaggcgggggggggggagagagagagagagagagaatgagaactCCACTGCCCTACAACAATAGCACTGCCCACCACAAGAGGGCTAATGCACCATTCAGAAGTATTTTGACAATTTGGACTGTTTTCACTCCTTGCTATATATAATCAATAGAGGAGGGCACTCACCAGGGTGGTTACTGACTGTGCGACAGAGGGGGCAAAGCGCTTGGCCTGCACGCTGCTCTCCAGCCGCTCGATGAAGTCGATGGCCAGGCCCAGCATCTCCACGACGTACCTGCATAGAGGGAGGGGGAGTCACCACTCCTTCCAGGTGCATTGCCATGCTTAAACAAAGCCGACTCAAGTTAGATCCCACCCCGCAATGCGTTGCAGTCTTaatttgtttttactgaaataaatgtgGTGCCATACTTGcttgaggggagagagagagagagagagaaggtattACAGATGGAGGGGGAAAGAAAGCAAAGAAACCAGAGGGGTGGAGACAGAAAGAAGGGAGAGAGGCAGACCTATCCTTTATAAAGACCTGCTCACTAGAACTGGCCCCCCTGTTACAGTGCACCCAGGGTTGAGGAGCGGTGCCGGGGGGCGTACCTGTGCAGGCTGGCCTCCACGGGCAGGTTCTGCTGGCACAGCGGCTTCATGAGTCTCTGTCGCAGGCTCCTCTGCTCACGCAGCACCCCCTGCAGGTGGGAGGTGAACCGCTGCAGCGACTCAAACTTCTGGGCTGGAGTCCAGGGAGACAAAACCTGGGGATTAGAAACCATGGTTCCACCTACCACCTCCCACAGTACAATCTCTATTGGGGCTACAGATCTCCCATTGTCTCTTCATAAAAAAGTCATACTACTGTTAAACAAGTATGAGCTTTTATTCCACTCACACACAGGAGTAGAGTTCAACCAGGTCCTATTTTATCATAATCGTAAAATAAAATTCTCATGTGAAACCCGCCTTTCAAACCTAGCTTAAGAAATGCCACTCGGTGGTGTCAACCCCTATAATGAGAACCCCTGTATATAGTGGGAACGCTGCGTGCTCTTACCCAGGTGGAATGGGTGCGTGACATCAGCTCCTTCCCGTTCCAGCCTCAGCAGCTCCACCTCCAGGCTTTTCTAAGAACAACAACTCAGCCGTCAGACAGGCAGAACAGCAGCTTTAACACAAACAGCTATTGTAGCTATGGGCCCCTTCGTGTATTTCTCATAAGGTCCAGGGAATTATTTTTTCTGTCTTGATATTAACTCATCTTACTCAACAAAAGGATATTAAAAAGCACAATTATCAAAGGGCACAAAGACGGAGAGGGAACCACAGGGTACTAGATTGTTAGGATTTTAGTTACTGTACATTCACACTGCGGTATTCATgattagctgctgctgctgtggacaACACCTGACaaatctgctaaaaaaacaaaaacaaaaaaaaaacttctctattttgtttttatggaCCAAACATCCATTTTCTGTACCTGCTGTACATAAATcacagatggaaataagactcctattgcatagcagtgtccctcattccaggttttaaaaacgTGCCAGATAACAGTGTATAGATAGCAAGCGcaggtgtgccttattaaactcatagtaaaacagtgggagtcttatttctatcctgGTTACCTGGTCGATCTCTCTCCTCACAGCTGCAATCTGCTCAGCCTGCTGCAGCTGAGGAGAGAAGAGGTCGGGATCCTTCGGGACTGAGTCCAGGGTCTCCTGAAGAGAGAGATGAGCGAGGCAGAGGGGAAAAAAGAGAAACACATTCACTTAGTAACTCTCCCATCGAACACAGTGCCAGGACTGGGAGTAGCAGTTCCAATCCCGATAGGTCTGGTCATTCTCAGCGTCACTTTCTCTACATCCCCTGCAGGGAGGACAGTCGGTATAATATCCAATCAGCTCCCGAGTTCATTATGTATTTGTGAACATGGTTCTGAACTCACCTGAGACAGGACGCCTGCAGCGACACACCTCGCCATGATCTGAGCGACCCCGGTCAGCGGCTGCGCCGGCGCGTCCCACGGGTTCATCCTGATGCAGGGGACTCCTCAGCGGGGTCGCTGTGCGAGGAGAGGCGGGGCAGAGAGACAAGTGTTACTGCACAGAGGCTCGGTGGCTTTGCTCCGTCCCAGATAGCACCGACTCACACAAACAGCACGCACTGCCTGGGTTCCAGTGATCACTCCGGATCCGGTCCGCGTTTCACACCCAGCCAATAAAACCGTTTACAGATTCCAGATTAAATGCATTGCTGGCAGCACTTCcatttccaatattataataCCGTGTGGTGTACCCTCGAGTTACAGCGAGCGTGTTTGACGGACTATTCTCAAAGTCAAACGTATTCATTGAAACAATTCAACAATAACGAGTTTCAAGTATCCGAGTTCTCCGAACtttgaaaacagaaaatataataGCCTCCTTTGTTTACGCAGACTATCGGCTCGCTGAATAAAAACAccaattcaaattcaaactggCTTTATTATCACGACGTGTTGCCAAAGCATTTCAACACACACGTTACAGAAACTAAACtataatgttaataaaataaaaaaacacgcaTATTGGTTTTAATTGTGATTCACCTAGAgtaaaaacattatgaaacagacACTCACTCACAGATTGCGTGTTAACTTAGCCTGCGTTTCAAAACAATCCCGCTTCACGGCGCTCGCTGATGATGCACAGAACCAGCGCCTGGTCCCTATTGAAAAGGACGCGATATGGAAACAGATTGAATTGTCGCGAATCTGAGCATGCGCAGATCTGTTTCGTTAA
The Acipenser ruthenus chromosome 18, fAciRut3.2 maternal haplotype, whole genome shotgun sequence DNA segment above includes these coding regions:
- the LOC117422641 gene encoding HAUS augmin-like complex subunit 2, with product MNPWDAPAQPLTGVAQIMARCVAAGVLSQETLDSVPKDPDLFSPQLQQAEQIAAVRREIDQKSLEVELLRLEREGADVTHPFHLAQKFESLQRFTSHLQGVLREQRSLRQRLMKPLCQQNLPVEASLHRYVVEMLGLAIDFIERLESSVQAKRFAPSVAQSVTTLENCLARLLSLVSEMEELSEQVLQWRGVQASPPALLTPGRIAKKRS